A stretch of the Sphingobacterium thalpophilum genome encodes the following:
- a CDS encoding c-type cytochrome translates to MKKVYKVLLGILAIVLIGVAFTGTYVKVFLPNINEPVEITIQQTPERIERGRYLAHNVAVCMDCHSSRDWTEFAGPLSGNLGGGGEKFGKDMGFPGTIHTPNITPYNLGNWTDGEIYRAITAGVDKDGKALFPVMPYHHYGQMDKEDVYSIIAYIRTLAPIRNNTAERELDFPLNFIVNTMPKEAQPQPKPNDNDRLAYGAYLVNAAGCVDCHSKTDKGSIIKGSEFGGGMEFQQLAGIVRSPNITPDKETGIGHWTKQAFVQRFKIYADSSYQSPKYTKGDLNSPMPWHMYSGMKEADLEAIYTYLQSLKPIENSVNRYEKKK, encoded by the coding sequence ATGAAAAAGGTTTACAAAGTATTACTCGGCATTCTTGCTATTGTCCTTATTGGTGTTGCGTTTACTGGCACTTATGTGAAAGTGTTTCTCCCCAACATCAATGAGCCTGTTGAAATTACCATACAGCAAACGCCCGAACGCATAGAACGGGGACGTTATCTTGCTCATAACGTAGCGGTGTGTATGGACTGCCACAGTTCAAGGGATTGGACGGAGTTTGCCGGACCGCTATCGGGCAACCTTGGTGGTGGAGGTGAAAAATTCGGAAAGGATATGGGATTTCCCGGCACTATCCACACACCCAATATTACACCTTACAATCTGGGCAACTGGACAGACGGAGAAATTTACAGGGCAATCACTGCCGGAGTGGACAAAGACGGTAAAGCATTATTCCCCGTAATGCCGTATCACCATTACGGTCAAATGGATAAGGAAGATGTTTACAGCATCATAGCCTACATCAGAACGCTTGCTCCTATCAGGAACAATACAGCAGAACGTGAGCTGGATTTCCCATTGAACTTTATAGTGAATACGATGCCTAAAGAAGCACAACCGCAACCAAAACCAAATGATAATGACCGGTTGGCTTATGGTGCTTACCTTGTAAATGCTGCAGGTTGCGTGGATTGCCACAGCAAGACCGATAAAGGTTCTATCATAAAAGGTTCGGAGTTTGGCGGAGGTATGGAGTTTCAACAACTGGCAGGTATTGTACGTTCGCCCAACATCACCCCTGATAAAGAAACAGGTATTGGGCATTGGACAAAACAGGCATTTGTGCAGCGTTTTAAAATATATGCAGACAGCAGTTACCAATCGCCAAAATATACAAAGGGTGATTTAAACAGCCCGATGCCCTGGCACATGTATTCAGGTATGAAAGAAGCGGATTTGGAAGCTATATATACTTACCTGCAAAGTTTAAAGCCGATTGAAAATTCAGTAAACCGGTACGAAAAAAAGAAATAA
- a CDS encoding aldo/keto reductase, translated as MQTKKLGSLGLEIPLVGLGCMGMTSFEGADVYGKADEKESIATIHRSLELGGNFLDTADLYGPHFNEQLVAKAISGNRDRYIIATKFGYEIDDNGRMTWKLNASPDYIRKSIERSLKNLNTDVIDLYYLHRPDPKVPIEETIGAMAELVQAGKIKYIGVSEIDADLIRRAHAVAPITAVQNEVSLFSRDVETNGVLDTVNELGIGLVAYSPLGRGFLTGELKSPEDMAADDFRRQIPRFQGQQFYKNIELVKELEKMADEKGYSTSQLAIAWLIQKGITPIPGTKRVKYVEQNIEATNIRLTEAELQKIEEILPAHADTGNRSFDLPE; from the coding sequence TCTAGGACTTGAAATACCATTAGTAGGATTAGGCTGTATGGGTATGACAAGCTTTGAAGGTGCCGATGTGTACGGAAAAGCAGATGAAAAAGAATCCATTGCAACAATCCATCGTTCGCTCGAATTGGGTGGAAATTTTCTCGACACGGCCGATCTGTACGGCCCACATTTTAATGAACAACTGGTCGCAAAAGCTATTTCCGGAAACCGGGATCGATACATCATTGCCACAAAATTCGGGTATGAGATAGATGATAATGGGCGGATGACCTGGAAATTAAATGCCAGTCCGGACTACATTAGAAAATCCATTGAGCGTTCGCTCAAAAATCTGAATACAGATGTTATTGATTTGTATTATCTGCACCGTCCAGACCCGAAGGTGCCGATCGAAGAAACAATTGGTGCAATGGCAGAATTGGTGCAAGCAGGAAAAATCAAATACATCGGTGTCTCTGAGATCGATGCAGATTTGATCAGACGTGCACATGCTGTGGCTCCCATCACGGCAGTTCAAAATGAAGTTTCGCTATTCAGTCGTGATGTGGAAACCAATGGCGTATTGGACACAGTTAACGAATTAGGCATTGGGTTAGTAGCCTATTCACCTTTAGGCAGAGGTTTTTTAACGGGTGAATTGAAATCGCCGGAGGATATGGCAGCAGATGATTTCCGTAGACAAATACCGCGTTTTCAAGGACAACAATTTTACAAAAACATTGAATTAGTAAAAGAATTGGAAAAAATGGCAGATGAAAAAGGATACAGTACTTCACAGTTAGCGATTGCCTGGCTCATTCAAAAAGGCATTACGCCTATTCCCGGAACCAAAAGAGTGAAATATGTAGAGCAGAATATAGAGGCTACAAACATTCGACTTACGGAAGCTGAATTGCAAAAAATTGAAGAAATACTTCCTGCTCATGCAGACACAGGTAATCGTTCGTTTGATTTACCTGAGTAA
- a CDS encoding aldehyde dehydrogenase family protein — protein sequence MKTINKIYINGEFVTPNGTEVLEIINPSNNQKIGEVTLADEVDTRNAIAAAKGAFKTFSKTTVAERISYLEKLKSAVEKRKKEFTDVMVEEYGGTFQFSSMSNEFTGQWFDSMIESVKGFEFEQTINSSKVFFTTRWRSGNHHALECQQWIYLQ from the coding sequence ATGAAAACTATAAATAAAATCTACATCAATGGCGAATTTGTAACGCCCAACGGAACAGAAGTTCTCGAAATTATAAATCCTTCAAATAACCAAAAAATCGGAGAAGTGACACTTGCTGATGAAGTTGATACCAGAAATGCAATCGCAGCAGCAAAAGGCGCATTTAAAACATTTTCAAAAACTACGGTTGCGGAACGAATTTCCTACTTGGAAAAACTAAAATCGGCAGTCGAAAAAAGAAAGAAAGAGTTTACAGATGTGATGGTGGAAGAATATGGCGGTACTTTCCAGTTCTCTTCGATGAGTAACGAATTTACAGGTCAATGGTTTGATTCGATGATTGAGTCCGTTAAAGGTTTTGAATTTGAACAAACCATTAATTCATCAAAAGTTTTTTTTACAACCCGTTGGCGTAGTGGGAATCATCACGCCTTGGAATGCCAGCAATGGATCTATTTGCAGTAA
- a CDS encoding LytR/AlgR family response regulator transcription factor, whose amino-acid sequence MNILIIEDEELAVSKLKKTLTEVAPDAKVVDVTDSIASSVQWLEHNPHPDIILSDIELTDGQSFEIFRSMNVESMLIFTTSYDEFAMQAFKLNSIDYLLKPVQKAELKTALEKYKRLYGHSKSSAETSSKDIEQLLRSFQLAQPTAYRKRFLVKHLQKLVSISVEDIAYFYFDELTFFKTNDNKRYVVDYTLDEIEAMLNPDDFFRTSRSFLVSLESIHKIEDYFGNRLYLKLLPENEKEALVSREKVNTFKKWLGK is encoded by the coding sequence ATGAATATACTTATAATAGAAGATGAAGAATTAGCAGTGAGCAAGCTGAAAAAAACGCTTACGGAAGTAGCACCGGATGCAAAAGTAGTGGATGTAACAGATAGTATAGCCTCCTCCGTACAATGGCTAGAACATAATCCGCATCCAGATATTATCCTTTCAGACATTGAGCTTACCGATGGTCAGAGCTTTGAAATATTCCGAAGCATGAACGTAGAGAGTATGCTTATTTTCACTACATCGTATGATGAATTTGCTATGCAGGCATTCAAGCTGAACAGCATAGATTACCTACTGAAGCCCGTTCAAAAAGCTGAACTAAAAACAGCACTTGAAAAATACAAACGACTTTACGGGCATTCAAAGTCCAGTGCGGAAACCAGCTCTAAAGACATTGAACAACTGCTGCGCTCTTTCCAGTTGGCACAACCTACTGCTTACAGGAAACGGTTTTTAGTTAAGCACCTGCAAAAGCTGGTATCCATTTCCGTAGAGGATATTGCGTATTTTTATTTTGACGAGTTGACCTTTTTTAAAACCAATGACAACAAGCGTTATGTGGTAGATTACACATTGGATGAGATTGAAGCCATGTTAAACCCAGACGATTTTTTCAGAACAAGCCGCTCCTTTCTTGTTTCACTGGAAAGCATTCATAAGATTGAGGATTATTTCGGCAACCGTCTCTACCTAAAGCTGCTTCCCGAAAATGAAAAAGAAGCGCTGGTAAGCAGGGAGAAAGTGAATACGTTTAAAAAGTGGCTGGGGAAGTAA
- a CDS encoding aldehyde dehydrogenase family protein, which produces MNKPLIHQKFFLQPVGVVGIITPWNASNGSICSKVATAISAGCTVVIKPSEMSALQTQVLMEAFHEAGLPKGVINFVTGLGSVVGTELTVHNDIAKISFTGSTAVGKLIAKTAVDTMKRVTLELGGKSPNIILDDANLEEAIPTAVFGAYMNSGQACIAPTRLLVPENQLEKVNEIAKTTAEQIVVGFPENENTNVGPMVSVKQFERVQNYIKTGLEEGAILLTGGIGKPDGLEAGNFVKATIFTNVKNDMIIAQEEIFGPVLSIIPY; this is translated from the coding sequence TTGAACAAACCATTAATTCATCAAAAGTTTTTTTTACAACCCGTTGGCGTAGTGGGAATCATCACGCCTTGGAATGCCAGCAATGGATCTATTTGCAGTAAGGTTGCTACAGCAATTTCAGCGGGTTGTACCGTGGTCATCAAACCAAGCGAAATGAGCGCACTTCAGACCCAGGTATTAATGGAAGCTTTTCACGAAGCTGGGTTACCGAAAGGAGTCATTAATTTTGTAACCGGTTTGGGAAGCGTGGTCGGAACCGAATTGACCGTTCATAATGATATAGCCAAAATTTCCTTCACAGGATCTACAGCTGTTGGAAAACTGATAGCTAAAACAGCGGTGGATACGATGAAACGTGTTACACTAGAGCTTGGAGGTAAATCTCCAAACATTATTTTAGACGATGCTAATCTTGAAGAAGCAATTCCAACTGCGGTTTTCGGAGCTTATATGAATAGTGGACAAGCCTGCATAGCGCCAACAAGACTTTTAGTTCCCGAAAATCAATTGGAAAAAGTAAATGAAATTGCCAAGACAACCGCAGAACAGATTGTTGTAGGTTTTCCTGAAAACGAAAACACCAATGTTGGTCCAATGGTGAGTGTTAAACAATTTGAAAGGGTTCAGAATTATATTAAAACTGGATTGGAAGAAGGTGCAATCTTATTGACAGGAGGAATAGGGAAACCTGATGGACTGGAAGCAGGAAACTTTGTAAAAGCGACCATTTTTACTAATGTAAAAAACGATATGATTATTGCTCAGGAAGAAATTTTCGGCCCCGTTTTATCCATCATTCCTTATTGA
- a CDS encoding sensor histidine kinase, with protein MSIYKPTRVQWFTAVFPLPLVVVFFLYLLIDFSSLDDNSLTMLLLLFIPISFCSWYTCAFINNYITSKLPGQSETVKRGMILFGVHFIWLIILSFLIFSGLAKTSFLNINFVKENFFSAIVLGAIFNIIFTIIWQVEYIFKSWKKTLAEKEWIERELLQQEFDRLKQQLNPHFLFNNLNVLSSLISEEPNKASFYLDELSKIYRYLLRRGSEDLATLEDELAFIRSYAALLKIRFSNAVQITIEADDGKSGGLLPMLSLQLLVENAIKHNTANKAMPLRISIKMTGNAYIEVKNNLQRKQASVPSNNVGLANIQTKYRMLNIENMTVQQTDEYFEVKLPLIKTELKILGYEYTYNRR; from the coding sequence ATGAGCATATATAAACCCACACGAGTACAATGGTTTACTGCCGTATTCCCGCTTCCGCTGGTGGTGGTGTTCTTCCTGTACCTGCTGATTGATTTTTCGTCTTTGGACGATAATAGCCTTACAATGCTTCTGTTGCTTTTTATTCCTATAAGCTTTTGCTCATGGTACACCTGCGCTTTCATCAACAATTACATTACAAGTAAGCTGCCCGGGCAATCCGAAACCGTAAAGAGAGGGATGATACTGTTTGGCGTTCATTTTATTTGGCTCATCATCCTGTCGTTTCTCATATTCAGCGGGCTGGCAAAAACATCTTTCCTGAACATCAATTTTGTAAAGGAGAACTTCTTTTCTGCCATAGTGCTGGGGGCTATTTTCAATATCATTTTTACCATCATCTGGCAGGTGGAGTATATTTTCAAAAGCTGGAAAAAGACTCTTGCAGAGAAAGAGTGGATAGAAAGGGAACTGTTGCAACAAGAGTTTGACAGATTGAAACAGCAACTCAACCCGCACTTTCTGTTCAACAACCTGAATGTGCTTTCCTCTTTGATTTCGGAAGAACCTAATAAGGCTTCTTTCTATCTTGATGAGTTAAGCAAGATATACCGTTACCTGCTTAGAAGAGGCAGTGAAGACCTGGCTACGCTCGAAGATGAGCTGGCGTTTATCCGTTCCTATGCTGCCCTTTTGAAAATAAGGTTCAGCAATGCAGTACAGATAACCATTGAAGCCGATGATGGAAAATCGGGCGGATTGTTGCCGATGCTTTCACTGCAATTATTGGTTGAAAACGCCATCAAGCATAATACCGCAAATAAGGCTATGCCTTTAAGAATAAGCATAAAAATGACAGGCAATGCCTATATAGAGGTAAAGAACAACCTGCAACGCAAGCAGGCTTCCGTACCATCCAATAATGTAGGACTTGCCAATATACAGACCAAGTACCGGATGCTGAACATCGAAAACATGACAGTGCAGCAAACCGATGAATACTTTGAAGTGAAATTACCGTTAATAAAAACAGAACTTAAAATACTCGGATATGAATATACTTATAATAGAAGATGA
- a CDS encoding sensor histidine kinase: MNIFKVSSKDVKVLLFIRPPFMVLLCYVLFGRAYFNDIKIFIPATVVAVLVTVATWRLHIYADHFLRKRFFNTNHTVKRIALSVLFHFIIASVFIAILFLWAGAVHFLGHSFTWGSFVSGLLVGLCTNLSATGFHEGVYTFENWKRTLIEAEELKKLTLKNRLAGLRNQTNPHFFFNSINTLSGLIEIDTGKADRFLDEMCIVYRYLLRNEPDTFVPLYKELNFIRSWIYIVQTRYGNSLQFSISGYEPGQSVCISRLTLLAFLETILDTYIIDKEASFQIDIEVKYNRVEISHPLHKKKSGHTKNTGQIEEIKTIHRLLGLPDIEEHTDNHIKTISIPLQQSAVSYEHI, translated from the coding sequence GTGAATATTTTTAAAGTAAGCTCAAAAGACGTAAAAGTGCTGCTGTTCATCAGACCGCCATTTATGGTGCTGCTTTGCTATGTGCTTTTCGGACGGGCTTATTTTAATGATATAAAAATATTTATTCCCGCTACGGTTGTGGCTGTTCTGGTAACGGTAGCTACATGGCGTTTACATATTTATGCAGACCATTTTCTGCGTAAACGTTTTTTCAATACAAACCATACAGTGAAGAGGATTGCATTATCAGTGCTGTTTCATTTTATCATTGCATCAGTATTTATTGCAATTTTATTTCTGTGGGCAGGTGCAGTTCATTTTTTAGGGCACAGCTTCACCTGGGGCAGTTTTGTTTCGGGACTGCTGGTAGGCTTATGTACCAATTTATCTGCCACAGGTTTTCACGAAGGCGTTTACACTTTTGAAAACTGGAAAAGAACACTCATCGAAGCCGAAGAATTAAAAAAGCTCACGCTTAAAAACAGACTTGCCGGGCTTCGTAATCAAACCAATCCGCATTTCTTTTTTAACAGCATCAATACTTTGTCGGGCTTAATAGAAATTGATACGGGAAAGGCAGACCGCTTCTTGGATGAAATGTGTATAGTGTACAGGTATCTGCTAAGAAATGAACCTGATACTTTTGTTCCTTTATACAAGGAATTGAATTTTATACGGTCATGGATTTATATTGTACAAACAAGGTATGGCAATTCACTTCAATTTTCTATCAGCGGATATGAACCTGGTCAAAGCGTTTGTATTTCCCGACTGACCTTACTGGCATTTCTGGAAACCATTCTCGATACTTATATCATTGATAAAGAGGCTTCCTTTCAAATTGATATTGAAGTGAAATATAATCGTGTGGAAATATCACATCCCCTACACAAAAAGAAATCAGGCCACACGAAAAATACTGGACAAATAGAAGAAATAAAAACAATTCACCGTCTGTTAGGATTGCCGGACATAGAGGAGCATACAGATAATCACATCAAAACAATAAGCATACCGCTTCAACAATCCGCTGTCAGCTATGAGCATATATAA
- a CDS encoding PH domain-containing protein has product MKYKASLDNLAKIMTVGVTVVFTVIITKQFEAIKEEQAITPFLIAGGFILLYVWTLLFRPLNYRVTDTHLIIHRPLKDIVMERNAITNIERLDDAIVQKSVRTFGVGGLFEYFGKYANRTNGSMTWYATRRSSAVLICTNDNKKVVLTPDMPEEFMTTLHN; this is encoded by the coding sequence ATGAAGTACAAAGCATCATTAGACAACCTTGCGAAAATAATGACCGTTGGTGTAACGGTCGTATTCACAGTTATTATCACTAAACAATTTGAGGCTATTAAAGAAGAACAGGCAATAACGCCTTTCTTGATAGCTGGGGGTTTCATACTCCTCTACGTTTGGACGTTACTGTTCAGACCACTCAACTATCGTGTAACCGATACGCACCTCATCATTCACAGACCGTTGAAAGACATTGTTATGGAACGCAATGCCATAACGAACATTGAACGGCTTGATGATGCCATAGTTCAGAAAAGTGTAAGAACATTTGGCGTTGGCGGGCTGTTCGAATATTTCGGTAAGTATGCCAACCGCACAAACGGTTCAATGACCTGGTATGCCACCAGAAGAAGCAGTGCCGTATTGATTTGCACAAACGATAACAAAAAAGTCGTTCTCACACCCGATATGCCAGAAGAGTTTATGACGACACTTCACAATTAA
- a CDS encoding cupin domain-containing protein — MVKKLHNPIVGDILEIITEGKDTNQAYHLIQAFIPKGCPGPSPHYHLSFSEEFTVLDGRLHMLNGNQKLVLTKGQTFLAEKGKIHTFWTTDTDAKFLCKVVPACKGQYLAALIASNLVKAGLTNKKGIPTNIWHLAVLLDIGESRHTGFFAIIGGLLGRMAKTAKGKRVKAELMEKYAVWETQPEIATA; from the coding sequence ATGGTTAAGAAATTGCATAACCCCATCGTGGGCGACATATTGGAAATCATTACCGAAGGCAAAGACACCAATCAAGCCTATCATTTAATACAGGCATTCATACCCAAAGGGTGCCCCGGTCCTTCACCGCATTATCACCTTTCATTCTCCGAAGAGTTTACCGTTCTGGATGGGCGTTTACATATGCTCAACGGCAATCAGAAATTGGTATTGACCAAAGGACAAACCTTTCTTGCGGAGAAAGGTAAAATACATACATTTTGGACTACGGACACCGATGCCAAGTTTCTGTGCAAAGTAGTTCCTGCCTGCAAAGGGCAATACCTGGCGGCATTGATTGCATCCAACCTTGTGAAAGCAGGATTGACCAATAAAAAAGGTATCCCTACCAATATCTGGCATCTTGCCGTATTACTCGACATCGGCGAGTCCAGGCATACAGGGTTCTTTGCTATCATAGGTGGTTTATTGGGTCGGATGGCTAAAACAGCTAAAGGAAAAAGAGTAAAAGCCGAGCTGATGGAAAAATATGCCGTTTGGGAAACCCAGCCGGAAATAGCAACAGCATAA
- a CDS encoding amidohydrolase family protein, whose translation MIIKNVHIFDGNPITNTSDIRIENDRIAAIAATIMPYETEEVIDGKGMIALPGMADAHRHVWQAAFKACAADLMLMDYLNQTVGGIGAQITPEELYCLNFYGYLRAAANGITTIFDWSHIMNSPEHADAALQAATDAGINVLFFHASTAIDRTPWWYNSELPHDKDIERLVKNYGNQSPYVKIGMGIRGPEFATMQVNEQDIKLAKQLNIPVSMHIGSSILGKIHKPVMQLYEKGLLHANMNMVHCNTLSDTEFELMRDAGCLVSMTPEAEMQMGLGNPASKQVAKCTGLKWSAGIDIDTASTDSLIFQQRLLLQHYRSELNNELIEKMEFPMAMPYKANDFFFESQRYTHEFAGMNTCEEILVGKNASLSLLKWDELQCTSFVQNPAFYYLKETNIDTVIANGKVLLREGKWLNRDMVQLEAAIAEIVKKVR comes from the coding sequence ATGATTATTAAAAACGTCCACATATTCGATGGAAACCCAATAACCAATACATCGGATATAAGAATTGAAAATGACAGGATTGCTGCAATAGCGGCTACCATAATGCCTTATGAAACTGAGGAAGTGATAGACGGCAAAGGCATGATTGCATTACCGGGAATGGCGGATGCACACCGCCATGTATGGCAGGCAGCTTTTAAGGCTTGTGCGGCAGACCTTATGCTTATGGATTACCTTAACCAAACGGTGGGTGGCATCGGCGCTCAAATCACACCGGAAGAATTGTACTGCCTGAACTTTTACGGCTATCTTAGAGCCGCTGCAAACGGTATCACTACCATTTTCGACTGGTCGCATATCATGAATAGTCCTGAACACGCTGACGCTGCTTTGCAGGCGGCAACGGATGCAGGTATCAACGTGCTGTTCTTTCACGCATCCACAGCAATTGACAGAACGCCATGGTGGTACAACAGCGAACTGCCGCATGACAAGGATATTGAAAGGCTGGTAAAGAATTACGGCAACCAATCTCCTTATGTAAAAATAGGAATGGGTATCCGTGGACCGGAGTTCGCCACCATGCAGGTAAATGAGCAGGACATTAAGCTGGCAAAGCAATTAAACATCCCGGTATCCATGCACATTGGTTCGTCTATTCTTGGAAAAATTCACAAGCCCGTAATGCAGTTGTATGAAAAAGGATTGCTTCATGCCAATATGAACATGGTGCATTGCAATACGCTTTCGGATACAGAATTTGAGCTGATGCGTGATGCAGGCTGCCTTGTTTCCATGACACCCGAAGCCGAAATGCAGATGGGCTTGGGCAATCCCGCAAGCAAACAGGTTGCGAAATGTACAGGCTTAAAATGGTCGGCAGGTATTGATATTGATACGGCATCTACCGACAGTCTTATATTTCAGCAACGCCTTTTATTGCAGCATTACCGTTCAGAATTAAATAATGAACTGATTGAAAAAATGGAGTTCCCGATGGCTATGCCTTACAAAGCCAACGACTTTTTCTTTGAAAGCCAGCGATACACACACGAGTTTGCGGGGATGAATACCTGTGAAGAAATTCTTGTTGGTAAAAACGCTTCTCTCAGTTTACTGAAATGGGATGAATTGCAATGCACATCATTTGTACAAAATCCTGCTTTCTACTATCTGAAAGAAACGAACATAGATACGGTAATAGCCAACGGAAAAGTACTTTTGCGTGAAGGGAAATGGCTAAACAGGGATATGGTACAACTGGAAGCTGCAATAGCAGAAATAGTAAAAAAAGTTCGGTAA
- a CDS encoding helix-turn-helix domain-containing protein: MAQSNEIHIRIDSVASYHEMMGIEKPMHPLFSIIDFSKITYSHPKETCYIHSNLYNISVKSGADCILQYGPHHFDFTQGAMSFFKPGQTIKVDPNAAIVKDGFTINFHPDFLRTFPLDKKIQRYDFFDYKVNEALFLSDEEKAQCHAIAKGIETEYKSKIDSYSQEAIVSFLDLLLVYGKRFYDRQFITRKTHQRPIVAQFEELLDAYFHEELHLQKGLPNVKYFAEAVHMSPNYLSDLLRTSTGKSAQSHIQSKLIEVAKTMLSSTVLSVSEIAYQLGFEQAQSFNRLFKSKTNQTPLEFRASFN, encoded by the coding sequence ATGGCTCAATCCAACGAAATACATATACGTATCGACTCCGTAGCGTCCTATCACGAGATGATGGGCATTGAAAAACCGATGCATCCTTTATTTAGTATCATCGATTTTTCGAAAATTACGTATTCTCATCCAAAAGAGACATGCTACATCCATTCCAATTTGTACAATATCAGCGTCAAATCAGGTGCAGATTGTATTTTACAATATGGCCCGCATCACTTTGATTTTACGCAGGGAGCAATGTCCTTTTTCAAACCCGGACAAACTATCAAGGTAGACCCTAATGCTGCTATAGTGAAAGATGGTTTTACCATCAATTTTCATCCCGATTTTCTGCGTACTTTTCCTTTGGACAAAAAGATACAACGCTATGATTTTTTTGATTACAAAGTCAATGAAGCCCTGTTTCTCTCAGACGAAGAAAAAGCCCAGTGCCACGCTATTGCCAAAGGTATTGAAACCGAATACAAGAGTAAAATAGACAGTTATAGTCAGGAAGCCATCGTGAGTTTTCTTGATCTGTTGCTGGTTTACGGAAAACGTTTTTACGACCGGCAATTCATTACCCGAAAAACACATCAGCGACCTATTGTGGCTCAATTTGAAGAATTATTGGATGCATACTTTCATGAGGAGCTTCATTTGCAAAAGGGTCTGCCCAACGTGAAATATTTTGCGGAGGCTGTGCATATGTCACCCAATTATTTAAGTGATCTTTTGAGAACATCGACAGGTAAAAGTGCCCAGAGCCATATCCAAAGTAAGCTGATCGAGGTTGCTAAAACCATGCTCAGCTCCACGGTACTTTCCGTTTCCGAAATCGCCTACCAGTTAGGATTTGAACAGGCGCAATCGTTCAATAGGTTATTCAAATCCAAAACCAATCAAACTCCTTTGGAATTTAGGGCAAGCTTTAATTAA
- a CDS encoding DUF4279 domain-containing protein: MAFDKELNLSFAIWDFENNTHDVITNDLGLSPSKIFVKGERISPKISKIRKRNAWIYGPSYGNTEDFETQLNKLLDVLEPRIPILKEYSKKYPCDFSLAYFCSALGYKPPLIHLGKRYHDFIREVDAEFDLDLYYSPLDEE; encoded by the coding sequence ATGGCTTTTGATAAAGAATTGAATCTTAGTTTTGCTATCTGGGATTTCGAGAATAATACACATGATGTTATTACAAATGATCTCGGATTATCACCTAGCAAGATATTTGTTAAAGGGGAACGGATATCTCCCAAAATTTCAAAGATCAGAAAGCGTAATGCATGGATCTATGGTCCATCGTACGGAAATACAGAAGATTTTGAAACTCAATTGAATAAACTGTTAGACGTTCTAGAACCTAGAATTCCTATTTTAAAAGAGTACTCAAAAAAATATCCTTGTGATTTTTCACTGGCATACTTTTGTAGTGCGCTAGGTTATAAACCTCCCTTGATTCATTTAGGTAAAAGATACCACGATTTTATCAGGGAAGTAGATGCTGAATTTGATCTGGATCTCTATTATTCTCCTTTGGACGAGGAATAA
- a CDS encoding DUF4279 domain-containing protein — translation MRNEINVSFCICDYDDITHQQISNELGLIASNVSHAKDLESKAVSKKKEDKWVYGTPYGNMENFGEQMEKILDALEPKVSVLEKFARKYTCKFRVVIFLRNREESTPWFFLEKRYNAFIKKIDAVLDIEVYTPEFPLLSNN, via the coding sequence ATGAGAAATGAAATAAATGTGAGTTTTTGTATATGTGACTATGACGATATCACACATCAGCAAATATCTAATGAACTGGGACTGATTGCCAGTAATGTCTCTCACGCAAAAGATTTAGAAAGTAAGGCAGTATCTAAAAAAAAAGAAGATAAATGGGTGTATGGAACACCATATGGAAATATGGAAAACTTTGGCGAGCAAATGGAAAAGATCTTGGACGCATTAGAACCTAAGGTTTCGGTATTAGAGAAATTTGCGAGAAAATATACGTGTAAATTTCGCGTTGTCATCTTTTTACGCAATCGAGAGGAAAGCACTCCATGGTTTTTTTTAGAAAAGAGATATAATGCATTTATTAAAAAAATAGATGCGGTTTTAGATATTGAGGTTTACACTCCTGAATTTCCACTTTTATCAAACAACTGA